The following proteins are encoded in a genomic region of Methanomicrobiales archaeon HGW-Methanomicrobiales-1:
- a CDS encoding NADPH-flavin oxidoreductase, whose amino-acid sequence MEKITLGSMPYMSVMPTLLVGANVNGKANYMTAAWSTVACMAPPMVCVAINKARYTVKGIEENQTFSLNIPSAKHAVETDHCGLVSGAQEDKSKVFTSFYGKLKTAPLAAECPVNIECRLFKSVDCGSHLLYIGEVIEIHADKACVTDGKPDVAKFDPIVYAQATYWQIGKTVDKAFSAGRKYQKK is encoded by the coding sequence ATGGAAAAAATTACCCTCGGCTCGATGCCGTACATGAGTGTCATGCCCACCCTGCTCGTTGGGGCAAACGTGAACGGAAAAGCAAACTACATGACCGCTGCGTGGTCTACCGTTGCGTGTATGGCGCCACCCATGGTCTGCGTTGCAATCAATAAAGCCCGGTACACCGTAAAGGGAATCGAGGAGAACCAGACGTTCAGCCTGAACATACCCTCTGCAAAACACGCAGTCGAGACTGATCACTGCGGGCTCGTCTCCGGTGCACAGGAAGACAAATCAAAGGTATTCACATCCTTTTACGGCAAGCTGAAGACTGCTCCCCTTGCTGCGGAGTGCCCGGTCAATATCGAATGCCGGCTCTTTAAGTCTGTTGACTGCGGGAGTCACCTGCTGTACATTGGCGAGGTCATTGAAATCCATGCTGACAAGGCATGTGTCACTGATGGAAAACCGGATGTTGCCAAGTTTGACCCGATTGTGTACGCACAGGCAACCTACTGGCAGATCGGGAAGACCGTTGATAAGGCATTCTCCGCAGGCAGGAAATACCAGAAGAAGTAG
- a CDS encoding S-adenosylhomocysteine deaminase produces MDDIFNRRQSILIANVMIDGKQADIFVNDVGIIAAAGEGVRGQYKNEADLVIDGDGAIALPGLANTHTHAAMSLLRGYADDMILQDWLSQKIWPLEAHLTGNDVYWGTKLACLEMIKSGTTAFNDMYFMMDEAARAVDEAGIRAVLCYGFIDLFNAEKREAECKATEKLAAQIRSMNNPRIKAAVGPHAIYTVSPEGLKWCAEFAGEQNIGIHIHLSETEKEVTDCVAQHGKRPAALLDDCGMLTPKTIAAHCCWLDDAECALLGKQGVAASHNPASNMKLATHRAMPTRQLMDAGANVCLGTDGCASNNNLDMFEEMKTAALLQKFFWNDPTVLPAPAALAMATTNGARALGFGTGTLSVGSPADIVLVSARTACNTPLHNVPSNLVYSCNGSAVETTICDGRILMLNREIPGEDKILAGAAQAAHELVSRSQSE; encoded by the coding sequence ATGGACGATATTTTCAACCGACGGCAATCGATTCTTATCGCAAATGTGATGATCGATGGAAAACAGGCAGATATTTTTGTGAACGACGTAGGCATCATCGCTGCTGCCGGTGAAGGAGTACGGGGGCAGTACAAAAATGAAGCAGATCTGGTGATTGACGGTGATGGTGCCATTGCCCTACCCGGTCTTGCCAACACCCACACCCACGCGGCCATGTCGCTGCTCCGTGGTTATGCCGACGATATGATCCTGCAGGACTGGCTCAGCCAGAAGATCTGGCCTCTCGAAGCCCACCTGACCGGCAATGATGTGTACTGGGGAACGAAGCTGGCCTGTCTAGAGATGATAAAGAGCGGTACTACTGCATTCAACGACATGTACTTCATGATGGATGAGGCTGCTCGTGCGGTAGACGAGGCCGGCATCCGTGCGGTTCTCTGTTACGGTTTTATCGACCTCTTCAATGCAGAAAAACGGGAGGCCGAATGTAAGGCCACCGAAAAGCTTGCTGCACAGATCCGTTCGATGAACAATCCGCGAATCAAGGCTGCTGTCGGACCCCATGCGATCTACACCGTATCTCCTGAAGGCCTGAAGTGGTGTGCAGAGTTTGCCGGAGAGCAGAATATCGGTATCCACATCCACTTGTCCGAAACAGAAAAGGAAGTTACTGATTGTGTTGCCCAGCACGGCAAACGCCCGGCGGCACTACTGGACGACTGCGGCATGCTCACGCCAAAAACCATTGCCGCTCACTGCTGCTGGCTCGATGATGCCGAGTGCGCCCTGCTCGGGAAACAGGGAGTTGCGGCTTCCCATAATCCGGCGAGCAACATGAAACTTGCTACCCACCGGGCCATGCCAACCCGCCAGCTCATGGATGCAGGAGCAAATGTCTGTCTCGGTACCGATGGCTGTGCAAGCAACAATAACCTCGATATGTTCGAGGAGATGAAGACTGCGGCCCTGCTCCAGAAATTCTTCTGGAACGATCCGACTGTTCTTCCGGCACCAGCAGCGCTTGCGATGGCAACGACCAACGGTGCCCGGGCACTGGGCTTTGGCACGGGAACGTTATCGGTGGGCTCTCCTGCAGATATCGTGCTCGTGTCCGCACGCACCGCATGTAACACACCGTTGCATAATGTCCCCTCCAATCTGGTGTACTCGTGCAATGGTTCAGCGGTTGAGACAACCATCTGCGATGGCAGGATCCTGATGCTGAACCGGGAGATCCCGGGCGAAGACAAGATCCTTGCCGGGGCTGCCCAGGCCGCCCATGAACTTGTCAGCCGTTCACAATCCGAATAA
- the fae gene encoding formaldehyde-activating enzyme, whose amino-acid sequence MYLVGEALVGDGAELAHIDLLMGDKEGPIGTAFANAISQLSAGHTPLLAVVRPNLLTKPVTLVIPKVTLKDMAQVNEMFGPVQAAVAKAVADCVEEGLFNGIDLEKVAILASVFVHPDAKDYNRLYRYNYGATKLALNRALAAFPDAKTLVFEKDRAAHAVMGFKVQRLWDAPYLQVAMDLVDMGKVAQVLKELPENDHLIIEAGTPLIKKFGLGVISEIRKLRPNAFIIADMKILDTGNLEARMAADATADAVVVSGLAPASTMEKAISEARKVGIYSIVDMLNVQNPAKVIASLKVKPDIVELHRAIDTEETAHAWGDIQAIKKAAGGKLLVATAGGVRVNVVKDALKAGADILVVGRAITASKDIGHAADEFLEQLDREEIDQFRIMTDF is encoded by the coding sequence ATGTATTTAGTCGGAGAAGCACTTGTTGGCGATGGCGCGGAACTCGCGCACATCGATCTGCTGATGGGCGATAAGGAAGGCCCGATCGGTACGGCGTTTGCAAACGCGATCTCACAGCTTTCAGCCGGGCACACCCCGCTGCTCGCAGTCGTCCGCCCGAACCTGCTCACAAAACCTGTTACGCTTGTCATCCCGAAGGTAACCCTGAAGGATATGGCGCAGGTAAACGAGATGTTCGGTCCTGTACAGGCCGCGGTTGCAAAGGCTGTTGCAGACTGTGTTGAAGAAGGCCTTTTTAATGGTATTGACCTCGAGAAGGTAGCGATTCTCGCATCCGTTTTTGTCCACCCGGATGCCAAGGACTACAACCGGCTTTACCGGTATAATTACGGTGCAACAAAGCTTGCGCTCAACCGTGCGCTTGCGGCGTTCCCCGATGCAAAGACCCTTGTGTTCGAGAAGGATCGCGCAGCCCATGCAGTCATGGGATTCAAAGTACAGCGCCTCTGGGATGCTCCGTACCTGCAGGTCGCAATGGACCTTGTGGATATGGGCAAGGTAGCACAAGTGTTAAAGGAGCTTCCTGAGAACGACCACCTCATAATCGAGGCAGGTACCCCGCTTATCAAGAAGTTTGGCCTCGGTGTCATTTCCGAGATTCGCAAACTCCGCCCCAATGCGTTCATCATCGCGGATATGAAAATCCTCGACACCGGGAATCTTGAAGCCCGCATGGCCGCTGATGCAACTGCCGACGCGGTTGTTGTCTCGGGTCTTGCGCCCGCATCAACGATGGAAAAGGCGATTTCCGAAGCCCGCAAGGTTGGCATCTACTCGATTGTGGACATGCTCAATGTGCAGAACCCGGCCAAGGTTATTGCGAGCCTGAAAGTCAAGCCTGATATCGTGGAACTCCACCGTGCGATTGACACCGAAGAGACCGCTCATGCATGGGGGGACATCCAGGCGATCAAGAAGGCAGCAGGCGGCAAGCTCCTTGTGGCTACCGCCGGTGGCGTTCGGGTCAATGTTGTCAAGGATGCCCTCAAGGCTGGTGCAGATATTCTCGTAGTCGGCCGTGCTATTACCGCAAGCAAAGACATCGGTCATGCGGCAGATGAGTTCCTTGAACAACTCGACCGCGAAGAGATTGACCAGTTCCGTATTATGACGGATTTCTGA
- a CDS encoding 4-carboxymuconolactone decarboxylase yields the protein MTIMTEINPYEIFQKECPELAERFNNLVEVQRSLKGLDPKTKQLINIAIQTSTKNSRGVKFHAIMAYQAGATKDEIIGAVVMNLHLTGLVIVLECLPAALEGVEEATKMKSKIPMSRSAAKKPKPAKKPVKR from the coding sequence ATGACAATCATGACAGAGATAAACCCGTACGAGATCTTCCAGAAGGAATGCCCCGAACTTGCCGAACGGTTCAACAACTTAGTCGAGGTGCAACGTTCGTTAAAAGGCCTTGACCCAAAAACAAAACAACTGATCAATATTGCAATCCAGACCTCGACAAAGAACTCACGGGGCGTGAAATTCCATGCAATTATGGCATATCAGGCCGGTGCGACAAAAGACGAGATTATCGGGGCCGTTGTCATGAACCTGCACCTGACCGGGCTTGTCATCGTGCTTGAATGCCTGCCAGCTGCGCTTGAAGGAGTCGAAGAGGCAACGAAAATGAAAAGCAAAATCCCAATGTCACGCTCAGCGGCGAAGAAGCCAAAGCCCGCAAAGAAACCCGTAAAACGGTAA
- a CDS encoding nicotinate phosphoribosyltransferase (catalyzes the formation of 5-phospho-alpha-D-ribose 1-diphosphate and nicotinate from nicotinate D-ribonucleotide and diphosphate), which translates to MGMFDTVSDEMIHRGECTDIYFERTEETLKAEGINPEVVMEVTASALPDSWSVFCGLSDVLALLEGVPVTVDALPEGTIFYKNEPVLRISGKYRDFCRFETAILGFLCHASGIATAAAHVKLAAHDRQIYSFGSRRQHPSIARMIERAAWIGGVDGVSNTCAPEGMPVVGTMPHAFVMCYDKPETAWRSFDKHAPKEVPRIMLSDTYCDEKSESLRAAKCGATAVRLDTPRSRRGNMRSIIEEVRWELDTHGYGSVKIFLSGGVTREEVIAYRDIVDAFGIGGTIANAPVIDFALDIVEIEGVAKAKRGKRSGVKQVYGLASGKHTVLPVGEKMPEGAIPLMEQHIKNGTIAKKVEMENARTRVLSWLKSVAAPET; encoded by the coding sequence ATGGGTATGTTCGATACGGTCAGCGATGAGATGATCCACCGCGGGGAATGCACGGACATCTATTTCGAGCGCACGGAAGAGACGCTAAAGGCAGAAGGGATCAACCCTGAAGTGGTAATGGAAGTGACGGCATCCGCACTTCCCGACTCATGGTCGGTCTTCTGCGGACTTTCCGATGTGCTCGCGCTGCTCGAAGGAGTGCCGGTCACGGTTGATGCACTACCCGAAGGTACCATCTTTTATAAAAATGAGCCCGTGCTGCGCATTTCCGGCAAATATCGTGACTTCTGCCGTTTCGAGACCGCAATCCTCGGTTTTCTCTGCCATGCTTCCGGCATTGCAACTGCTGCTGCCCATGTCAAGCTCGCAGCCCATGACCGGCAGATCTATTCTTTTGGTTCACGCCGGCAGCACCCATCGATTGCACGTATGATCGAGCGGGCGGCCTGGATCGGCGGGGTTGACGGAGTTTCCAATACCTGTGCGCCGGAGGGGATGCCGGTTGTCGGTACCATGCCGCATGCATTTGTGATGTGTTACGACAAGCCCGAAACTGCATGGCGATCGTTTGACAAACACGCACCGAAAGAAGTACCGCGAATCATGCTTTCCGATACGTACTGTGATGAAAAATCTGAATCCCTGCGGGCTGCGAAATGTGGCGCAACCGCAGTCAGGCTTGACACCCCCCGCTCGCGCAGGGGCAACATGCGTTCGATCATCGAAGAAGTTCGCTGGGAACTGGATACTCATGGCTATGGATCTGTCAAAATATTCTTATCCGGAGGAGTCACCCGTGAAGAGGTGATCGCGTACCGCGATATTGTAGATGCATTCGGTATCGGGGGCACAATCGCAAATGCCCCCGTGATTGACTTTGCGCTGGATATCGTAGAGATTGAAGGAGTGGCAAAGGCAAAGCGCGGTAAGCGGAGCGGGGTGAAACAGGTGTACGGGCTGGCATCGGGAAAACACACGGTACTGCCCGTGGGAGAAAAAATGCCGGAGGGAGCAATTCCGCTGATGGAGCAGCATATAAAAAACGGCACAATAGCAAAAAAGGTGGAAATGGAAAATGCGCGGACCCGGGTGCTTTCCTGGCTCAAATCCGTTGCCGCACCAGAGACTTAA
- a CDS encoding 5'-methylthioadenosine phosphorylase, translated as MLGIIGGTSLLFSELPKLQKRRVNTPFGNAELLCGDIVMLMRHQQGLPPHRINYRANMAALAIEGVDRIVAFGSTGSLNREITPGSLVIPTDYVSMTDIPSIHDHAIEHVLPVMDKGLSKKLGSHIPEARYGGVYVQTKGPRFETVAEILALSRVADLVGMTLASEATLACELGMDFTALCTVDNYANGLADGVLTFDEILEISRSYRHRTGELVKTIITHMT; from the coding sequence ATGCTCGGCATTATCGGGGGCACGAGCCTCCTGTTCTCTGAGCTGCCGAAGCTCCAGAAGCGCCGGGTAAACACGCCGTTTGGCAATGCCGAACTTCTCTGCGGGGATATCGTGATGCTGATGCGCCACCAGCAGGGCCTCCCGCCTCACCGGATCAATTACCGGGCAAACATGGCTGCGCTCGCTATCGAAGGCGTGGACCGGATTGTTGCATTTGGATCCACGGGATCCTTAAACCGCGAGATCACGCCCGGTTCACTCGTGATCCCGACCGATTACGTAAGTATGACCGATATCCCTTCTATCCACGACCATGCGATCGAACATGTGCTCCCTGTAATGGATAAGGGCCTGTCAAAAAAGCTCGGTTCTCATATTCCCGAAGCCCGGTATGGCGGGGTTTACGTGCAGACAAAAGGTCCCCGTTTTGAGACCGTTGCCGAGATACTTGCCCTGTCGCGGGTAGCGGATCTCGTTGGAATGACTCTTGCTTCTGAGGCTACCCTTGCCTGCGAACTGGGCATGGATTTTACCGCGCTATGCACGGTAGATAATTATGCAAACGGGCTTGCGGATGGTGTGCTGACTTTTGATGAGATTCTTGAGATCTCGCGGTCATACCGGCACCGTACCGGAGAACTGGTAAAAACGATAATTACGCATATGACCTGA
- a CDS encoding AMP-binding protein encodes MVEGSYASGTSTVPLLGMTIGEMVDSIAAKYPDTEAVVSAHQDIRWTYREFIAQVNQVARSLMGLGVEKGARVGIWAMNYAEWVVVQFATAKIGAIMVNINPAYRTYELEYVLKQAEIQTLIIQGRFKTSDYVGMFYEACPEAFESKPGKISSEKFPFLKNAVFLGDIPYNGMYTWDDLLKKADEITMDELIERGEVLTFDDAINIQYTSGTTGFPKGVVLTHHGILNNGYIIGEGMGFTEKDRLCIPVPFYHCFGMVLSNLACVTHGSTMVLPAPSFDAEEVLKTIEKEHCTAVHGVPTMFIAELTHPNFAKYDLRTLRTGIMAGSPCPIEVMKQVNTLMHMSEIVIVYGQTETSPGVTMTTTKDPVDRRVSTIGRSFPHTELKIIDSKTGKIVPLGEIGEICARGYCVMKCYYNNPSATHATLDKDHWNHTGDLGTMDEEGYFRIVGRLKDMVIRGGENIYPREIEEFLHHNEKIADVYIVGVPDVKYGEELCAWVKMKPGLTMTEQEVKDFCKGKIAHYKIPRYVMFVNDFPMGVTGKIQKFRMREESVRVLGLQEADKIETA; translated from the coding sequence ATGGTTGAGGGGAGTTATGCAAGCGGGACATCGACCGTTCCTTTACTGGGAATGACAATCGGTGAAATGGTAGACAGCATTGCGGCAAAATATCCGGACACGGAAGCGGTGGTATCTGCCCACCAGGATATCCGCTGGACGTACCGCGAGTTTATCGCGCAGGTAAACCAGGTAGCCCGCAGCCTCATGGGTCTTGGGGTGGAAAAAGGCGCCCGTGTCGGTATCTGGGCAATGAATTACGCAGAATGGGTAGTTGTACAGTTTGCCACGGCAAAGATCGGGGCGATCATGGTCAACATCAACCCGGCGTACCGCACCTACGAACTCGAATACGTGCTCAAGCAGGCCGAGATACAGACACTCATCATCCAGGGCCGGTTCAAGACTTCCGATTACGTAGGAATGTTCTACGAGGCATGCCCCGAAGCATTCGAATCCAAACCCGGCAAGATATCCAGTGAAAAATTCCCGTTCTTAAAAAATGCCGTATTCCTTGGGGATATTCCCTATAACGGCATGTACACGTGGGATGATCTCCTCAAGAAAGCCGATGAGATCACGATGGATGAACTCATTGAGCGGGGCGAAGTGCTCACGTTCGATGATGCGATCAACATCCAGTACACGAGCGGGACTACCGGGTTTCCCAAGGGCGTTGTCCTCACCCACCACGGCATCCTCAATAATGGCTATATTATCGGCGAAGGCATGGGCTTTACGGAAAAAGACCGGCTCTGCATTCCCGTCCCTTTCTACCACTGTTTCGGCATGGTACTTTCGAACCTTGCCTGCGTCACCCACGGTTCAACGATGGTGCTGCCAGCCCCTTCATTCGATGCTGAAGAAGTCTTAAAAACGATTGAAAAGGAGCACTGCACTGCCGTCCACGGTGTTCCCACGATGTTCATCGCAGAGCTCACCCACCCGAACTTTGCAAAATATGATCTGCGGACACTCCGCACCGGTATCATGGCCGGTTCTCCCTGCCCCATCGAGGTCATGAAACAGGTCAATACGCTGATGCACATGAGCGAGATTGTCATCGTCTACGGGCAGACCGAGACCAGTCCCGGGGTTACCATGACGACAACAAAGGATCCGGTTGACCGTCGGGTATCCACGATCGGGCGTTCATTCCCCCACACCGAACTCAAAATCATTGATTCCAAGACAGGAAAGATCGTCCCGCTTGGTGAGATTGGGGAGATCTGCGCCCGGGGCTACTGTGTCATGAAGTGTTACTACAACAATCCCTCGGCCACGCATGCCACCCTTGACAAGGACCACTGGAACCATACCGGTGACCTCGGCACCATGGACGAGGAAGGTTACTTCAGGATTGTCGGGCGGTTAAAAGACATGGTCATCCGCGGTGGTGAAAATATCTACCCACGGGAGATCGAAGAGTTCCTGCACCACAATGAGAAGATTGCGGATGTTTACATTGTCGGGGTACCGGATGTCAAGTATGGCGAAGAACTCTGTGCATGGGTGAAGATGAAACCCGGCCTCACCATGACTGAACAGGAGGTAAAGGATTTCTGCAAAGGAAAGATCGCCCATTACAAGATTCCCCGGTATGTGATGTTTGTGAACGATTTCCCCATGGGAGTCACCGGCAAGATCCAGAAATTCCGGATGCGCGAAGAATCCGTACGGGTACTGGGCTTACAGGAAGCAGATAAAATCGAGACCGCGTGA
- a CDS encoding acetyltransferase: protein MNSEPYPVILVHGWNSHPGIWNRLVPRLSDAAIPFWKFDHAGMNGADIPELAAVLASFIGEMRDENGYTGPVDIVCHSIGTCIARFLLEVMDGTDRHQKVRQLIGLGPPNNGSALAELFHDPLMGGEIINQLTGVFVPRGFDPSADPLVQDVRPASPAMHTLRSAGIRSDITYRIIVTANPGGRPDFFPLFKGNTWDLDPDGKWQQTWEGDGIVSHSESRLPGISLDILPSDMDDAVPFLPPDQYCHINLPRNPVVIERIMQYLTHPAL from the coding sequence ATGAATAGTGAACCGTACCCGGTTATCCTTGTTCATGGATGGAACAGCCATCCCGGGATCTGGAACCGTCTCGTACCCCGGCTTTCTGATGCGGCAATTCCTTTCTGGAAGTTCGATCACGCCGGGATGAATGGTGCGGATATACCGGAGCTGGCAGCAGTACTGGCATCCTTTATTGGTGAGATGCGGGATGAGAATGGATATACAGGACCCGTAGACATTGTCTGCCATTCGATAGGCACCTGTATAGCCCGGTTCCTTCTCGAAGTGATGGACGGGACTGACCGACACCAGAAGGTCAGGCAGCTGATCGGTCTTGGCCCGCCCAACAATGGTTCAGCGCTTGCAGAACTGTTCCATGATCCGCTGATGGGAGGAGAGATCATCAACCAACTCACGGGTGTTTTTGTCCCCCGGGGATTCGATCCTTCTGCCGATCCCCTCGTGCAGGATGTCCGTCCCGCCAGCCCGGCCATGCATACCCTTCGTTCAGCAGGAATCCGCTCCGATATCACCTATCGTATCATCGTAACGGCAAATCCCGGTGGCAGACCAGATTTCTTCCCCTTGTTCAAGGGAAATACCTGGGATCTTGATCCTGACGGAAAGTGGCAGCAGACCTGGGAAGGTGACGGGATTGTCTCGCACAGTGAATCCCGGCTCCCGGGAATCTCCCTTGATATTTTACCATCGGATATGGATGATGCAGTGCCATTCCTTCCTCCAGACCAGTACTGCCACATCAACCTGCCGAGAAACCCGGTTGTCATCGAACGGATCATGCAGTACCTGACACATCCTGCTCTGTAA
- a CDS encoding ion transporter, whose translation MTENPAQDTQEICKDPSCYDRVKTRVNLILNTYPNEDRAARRVKYFLAIFILANTIAVVLSTISDLPLSIHNLIFAIISISLTIFTIEYVLRLWSCTDSPTFLGRVKDRLHYATGIYMIIDFISIIPIIFPFVFPQDYALLHIFRLLSIFKLVRYTRHNDALQLLSRVIFKKREIISILVIFLVFEILFSSTIMYLVENAAQPDKFSSIPAAMWWAAMTMTTVGYGDIYPITPLGQTITSMVTIGGVLLLALPSAILASGFMEERQKEQKSHEPLETETGILLLERLGTLKERGLITEEEFNDFKALILPRLRDPEEGEIKK comes from the coding sequence ATGACAGAAAATCCGGCACAGGATACACAGGAAATTTGCAAAGACCCATCCTGCTATGACAGGGTTAAAACCCGTGTCAATTTAATCCTCAACACCTATCCAAACGAGGACCGGGCAGCACGGAGAGTAAAGTATTTCCTCGCCATATTTATCCTGGCTAACACTATCGCGGTGGTTCTCTCCACAATATCGGATCTTCCACTATCGATCCACAACCTGATTTTTGCAATTATTTCAATCAGTCTTACGATTTTTACAATAGAGTATGTCCTGCGGCTCTGGTCATGTACTGACAGCCCCACATTTCTGGGCAGGGTAAAGGATCGCCTGCATTATGCAACAGGGATCTACATGATAATCGATTTCATATCGATCATTCCCATCATCTTTCCTTTCGTATTCCCTCAGGATTATGCCCTGCTCCACATATTCCGGCTCCTTTCGATCTTCAAGCTGGTGCGCTACACCCGCCACAATGATGCACTGCAACTCCTGAGCCGTGTCATTTTCAAGAAAAGGGAGATCATCTCAATCCTTGTAATTTTTCTGGTATTTGAGATCCTGTTCTCCTCGACGATCATGTATCTTGTCGAGAACGCTGCCCAGCCGGATAAGTTTTCCAGTATCCCGGCAGCTATGTGGTGGGCAGCAATGACCATGACTACCGTCGGGTATGGTGACATCTACCCCATTACACCATTAGGCCAGACCATCACCAGCATGGTGACTATCGGGGGAGTCTTGCTTCTTGCCCTCCCTTCAGCAATCCTTGCTTCAGGTTTTATGGAGGAGCGGCAGAAAGAGCAGAAATCCCATGAACCTCTTGAAACTGAAACGGGGATTTTACTGCTGGAGCGCTTAGGAACCTTAAAAGAGCGCGGGTTGATTACCGAAGAAGAATTTAATGATTTTAAGGCCCTTATCCTGCCACGGTTACGTGATCCTGAAGAAGGGGAAATTAAAAAATAA
- a CDS encoding oxidoreductase produces MSPELHLVDAFTGTPFRGNTAAVCILDGPADPVWMQQVASEMKHSETAFLHPGPGNWNLRWFTPEREVDLCGHATIAAAFTLWTTGRESPGSAIAFETLSGTLTAKKDGDWITIDFPAEPVTSSASVPGLEQALGVSPTFVGRNRFDILAELPSAAELCTLEPDMVALAAIPTRGFIVTAASDLPHFDFVSRFFAPSVGVPEDPVTGSAHCCLGPYWGEKLKKSELDGFQCSVRGGTVRVTLNGDRVILWGHAVHIFSGKLLV; encoded by the coding sequence ATGAGTCCTGAGCTGCATCTGGTAGATGCCTTTACCGGTACCCCGTTCCGCGGAAACACAGCGGCGGTCTGCATCCTGGATGGGCCGGCCGACCCGGTCTGGATGCAGCAGGTTGCCAGTGAGATGAAACATTCCGAGACTGCGTTCCTGCATCCCGGCCCGGGCAACTGGAACCTGCGGTGGTTTACTCCGGAACGTGAGGTGGATCTCTGCGGACATGCAACAATCGCGGCAGCCTTTACCCTCTGGACAACCGGTCGCGAGAGTCCGGGATCAGCGATCGCGTTTGAGACCCTGTCAGGAACACTCACCGCCAAAAAAGACGGGGACTGGATTACCATTGATTTTCCAGCCGAGCCAGTCACATCTTCAGCATCGGTCCCCGGGCTTGAGCAGGCACTGGGGGTCTCCCCTACCTTTGTGGGGCGGAACCGGTTCGATATCCTTGCCGAGCTTCCGTCAGCAGCCGAACTCTGCACCCTTGAACCCGATATGGTTGCACTCGCGGCAATTCCAACGCGGGGGTTCATCGTAACCGCAGCCTCCGATCTCCCGCATTTTGATTTTGTCTCCCGGTTCTTTGCCCCTTCTGTCGGTGTCCCGGAAGATCCGGTCACCGGTTCAGCCCACTGCTGTCTTGGGCCATACTGGGGAGAGAAACTCAAAAAATCCGAGCTTGACGGGTTTCAGTGCTCAGTGCGGGGCGGGACGGTGAGGGTTACTCTGAATGGCGATCGGGTCATTCTCTGGGGGCATGCAGTTCACATATTTTCCGGCAAGCTGCTTGTCTGA
- a CDS encoding chemotaxis protein CheW, whose product MTTLLQFSVEGISCAIKVGKTVFVERMVQVTPASATEFGIAGRINLHGRIVPVYQVRTLLGFPERNPRLSDVIIVTKAGPDCVALWVDETSGITQDTSLTLEDASTLADEPAVPGVTITAEGLVIISDLSDFLMNANPEQIHTELHTRKGIPREDTGEDPGRITAILAERAQKLSQPAVRSRGIVRIEILKFRLAYQEYAVAMKYVREVVLTGGITPVPGTPDYISGICAIRGEIISLVDLRALFSISGKGLTDLNRVIVLTDGTMTFGILADYITGIATIPASLPEVPTPVPPAGAAPYLLGVVEGIMVLDGAALLADSRMLIDETAA is encoded by the coding sequence ATGACGACCCTGTTGCAGTTTTCGGTGGAAGGCATATCCTGTGCAATCAAGGTGGGAAAGACCGTTTTTGTCGAGCGGATGGTCCAGGTGACTCCCGCCTCCGCAACAGAATTCGGGATTGCCGGTAGGATCAATCTTCATGGCCGGATAGTCCCCGTTTACCAGGTCCGGACGCTCCTTGGGTTTCCTGAACGCAATCCCCGCCTTTCAGACGTCATTATTGTCACAAAGGCCGGTCCCGATTGTGTTGCTCTCTGGGTCGATGAGACATCCGGGATCACTCAGGATACCAGTCTCACTCTGGAAGATGCATCCACTCTTGCAGATGAGCCTGCGGTGCCAGGTGTGACTATCACTGCCGAGGGGCTTGTCATAATCAGTGACCTGTCGGATTTTCTCATGAATGCAAATCCGGAACAGATCCACACCGAACTTCATACAAGGAAGGGTATCCCTCGCGAGGATACGGGAGAGGATCCGGGAAGGATAACTGCGATCCTCGCGGAACGGGCACAAAAACTCTCGCAACCAGCCGTACGTTCCCGGGGTATTGTCCGCATCGAGATACTGAAATTCCGGCTTGCCTACCAGGAATATGCAGTTGCAATGAAATATGTCCGCGAAGTAGTCCTTACCGGAGGGATCACGCCGGTTCCCGGCACACCGGATTACATATCCGGTATCTGCGCAATACGCGGTGAGATCATATCGCTCGTAGACCTCCGGGCGCTTTTCTCTATCAGCGGCAAAGGCCTCACGGACTTGAACCGGGTCATTGTTCTCACGGACGGAACAATGACTTTTGGCATTCTTGCCGACTATATCACCGGTATTGCCACAATCCCGGCCAGTCTGCCGGAGGTACCAACACCGGTTCCCCCCGCAGGTGCTGCTCCCTACCTGTTAGGAGTTGTTGAAGGAATCATGGTACTGGATGGCGCGGCTCTTCTGGCGGATTCACGTATGCTGATAGATGAAACCGCTGCATGA